From the genome of Hymenobacter cellulosilyticus, one region includes:
- a CDS encoding LutC/YkgG family protein, with the protein MSSSRERILAAAQANKPAETPLPNVPDFGGDASVERFTEMLGSIGGRVVWVTGPQQLEPVLRQLFPDARRTASPLFPATVAVSAQTPTEMLADVDLAVLAGEIGVAENGAIWLPEANMLHRALPTVTQHLVLVLDHRRIVATMHQAYAQLPGTGGYGAFVAGPSKTADIEQSLVIGAHGARSLLVLLY; encoded by the coding sequence TTGAGTTCCTCGCGCGAAAGAATCTTAGCCGCCGCCCAGGCCAACAAGCCCGCTGAAACGCCCTTGCCGAACGTCCCGGATTTCGGCGGTGATGCCTCCGTGGAGCGCTTTACCGAAATGCTGGGCAGTATTGGCGGCCGGGTAGTGTGGGTAACGGGTCCGCAACAACTGGAGCCCGTGCTGCGGCAGCTGTTTCCGGATGCCCGGCGCACGGCCTCGCCCCTGTTTCCTGCTACGGTAGCAGTGAGTGCTCAAACCCCGACCGAGATGCTGGCCGATGTTGACCTAGCCGTGTTAGCGGGCGAGATTGGGGTAGCTGAAAACGGCGCTATCTGGCTGCCCGAGGCCAACATGCTGCACCGGGCCTTGCCTACGGTTACCCAGCATCTGGTGCTGGTCCTCGACCACCGCCGTATTGTGGCCACCATGCACCAGGCTTACGCGCAACTGCCGGGCACGGGCGGCTACGGCGCTTTTGTGGCGGGCCCTTCCAAAACGGCGGATATCGAGCAGTCGTTGGTCATTGGGGCCCACGGGGCCCGCAGCCTGCTGGTGTTGCTGTATTAA
- a CDS encoding lactate utilization protein B translates to MSHAARASTFVADADRTTWHDETLWFVRQKRDKAVYAVPEFQQLRELASQIKEHTLSRLDEYLKQFEAEAQLNGVHVHWAADAEEHNALVLDIIRRHKATRVVKSKSMLTEECHLNPHLIGHGIEVIDTDLGERIIQLREEAPSHLVLPAIHLKKEDVGHTFHLHLGTEKGNHDPQQLTEAARQHLRAKFLAAEVAISGVNFAVAETGGVVICTNEGNADLGVNLAKVHIASMGIEKLIPRLTDLGVFTRLLARSATGQPVTTYTSHYTKPAAGREMHIVIVDNGRTQQLGRPDFRASLKCIRCGACMNTCPVYRRSGGHSYDFTVPGPIGAILSPNIDLKKHSSLPFASTLCGSCTDVCPVKIDIHVQLYKWRQVLAEAGEIPASKKWSMKFMGRFLASPKMFGMGGKLARTGLRLLPYQLTHAKAFNAWAVARELPEPPQQSFREWYQATVK, encoded by the coding sequence ATGTCCCACGCTGCCCGCGCCTCTACGTTTGTGGCCGATGCCGACCGTACTACCTGGCACGACGAAACCCTGTGGTTTGTGCGCCAGAAGCGCGACAAGGCCGTGTATGCCGTGCCCGAGTTTCAACAGCTGCGCGAATTGGCTTCCCAGATTAAGGAGCACACCCTGAGCCGGCTGGATGAGTATCTGAAGCAGTTTGAGGCCGAAGCCCAACTCAATGGCGTGCATGTTCACTGGGCCGCCGACGCTGAGGAACACAACGCCCTTGTGCTCGACATCATTCGCCGACACAAGGCTACACGCGTGGTTAAGAGCAAGTCGATGCTCACGGAAGAGTGCCACCTGAATCCGCACTTGATTGGGCACGGTATCGAGGTCATTGACACCGATTTGGGAGAGCGAATTATTCAGCTGCGAGAGGAAGCACCCAGCCACTTGGTATTGCCCGCTATTCACCTGAAGAAGGAAGACGTGGGCCACACGTTTCACCTGCACCTGGGCACCGAAAAGGGCAACCACGACCCGCAGCAGCTCACCGAAGCGGCCCGCCAGCACCTCAGGGCCAAGTTTCTGGCTGCGGAAGTGGCTATTTCGGGCGTCAACTTCGCCGTGGCCGAAACCGGGGGCGTGGTTATCTGCACCAACGAAGGCAACGCGGATTTGGGCGTGAACTTGGCCAAGGTGCACATTGCCAGCATGGGCATTGAGAAGCTGATTCCCCGCCTCACGGATCTGGGCGTATTCACCCGCCTGCTGGCCCGCAGCGCCACCGGTCAGCCCGTGACGACCTATACTTCGCATTACACCAAGCCCGCCGCGGGCCGGGAAATGCACATCGTCATCGTCGACAACGGCCGCACCCAGCAGCTGGGCCGCCCCGACTTCCGGGCCTCGCTCAAGTGCATCCGGTGCGGGGCCTGCATGAACACCTGCCCGGTGTACCGGCGCAGCGGCGGCCATAGCTACGACTTCACCGTGCCCGGCCCCATCGGCGCTATTCTGTCGCCTAACATCGACCTGAAAAAGCACAGCTCCCTGCCGTTTGCCAGCACGCTCTGCGGCTCTTGCACCGACGTGTGCCCGGTCAAGATTGACATTCACGTGCAGCTCTACAAGTGGCGGCAGGTCCTGGCCGAAGCCGGCGAAATTCCGGCCAGCAAGAAGTGGAGTATGAAGTTTATGGGCCGCTTTCTGGCCAGCCCCAAGATGTTTGGCATGGGTGGCAAACTGGCCCGTACCGGCCTGCGGCTCTTACCTTATCAGCTCACCCACGCCAAGGCCTTCAATGCCTGGGCCGTGGCCCGGGAACTGCCCGAGCCGCCCCAGCAAAGCTTCCGCGAATGGTATCAGGCAACGGTGAAATAG